The region CACACACTATGATCACACCCAAGGTGACAGAGGATGTCTCCTCCCCGCAGGACAACTTTAGGAGGGAAAGCGCTTGGTAGGCAAAATGATGAATCACATTAGACCCACAGAAGGTGAGGTGAAAAACTATCAGGGTCACCATCATCCCCATGACTGAGACCAGCCCAGCGCCTGGACACAAGATGGCACAACCATGGGGACTCATGAGCACATTGTACCTCAGGGAGaggcagatggccacatagcAGTCATTGCCCACGATCATGAACAGAAAGGGGTGCTATATGTTCTCACAGCACTATgccctcatttattcattcatatgccctcattattcattcattcattcatgtcaaGAAATGCTATTCAAGGcttattttatatggaaatattttaggtGCTCGAATCCAGCAATGACCAATGGCTAGGGCTCTGCTCTGTCTTTTTCATGGTCCACTGAGGGAAGCTGTCATATAACCAAAGCTGACATCACAGAGTGGTCAGAGGTGTGTTGGGGACAGCCTAGGGATCTGCAGAAGCTAAGTGTGGGTCTCAGACCCAGCCTGGGATTTACAGACTTTGAAATTGGTGATGTCTACAGAGAGACCTGAAGGGTGAGTAGGTATGATTCAGGTGAGGCAGAGAAGTGGAACAGGGATTTCCAGACAGAAGGGACAGCAAGTACAAAGACTCAGGGTGACAGAAGCATAGTGCATTTGGGACAATGGTATGTTCAGTGCACAGGGAGAGTTGGAAGTTGCTAAGTGCAGTTCTGGAATTAAAGGCAGACAGGTGAGTAGGGCAAGAGCATACAAGACCATGGTGTCCACTTGAGGAGTTTGTTCTAAGGGCAATGGGGACccctaaatgttttttaaatacatagagGAAAGAGCTGTATTCCATTATGTGAACATATTCATGGATGTTTCCATTTGGGGCTTCCTGTGAGGGTGTTCTTATTACATCTAGTACATGTCCTCTGGTGGATTGATACTTATGTGTTCTGTTGGGTCTATAGTTAGGTGTGTAAAAATACTGACTCATAGGGAATACCTGTGTTCAACTTGAATAGATACTACCACAGTTTCCCAAACTGGTTGTACCAAGAGGTACATTTTAAGCACAAGCAGCATGGTCAGATTCCTGTTTGTAGAGAATCCCTCTGGTTGATGTGATGAAAGCAGCTGCtgagggtgggtgggatgggcagACCCAGGAAGAGATGGGGAGAAGTGCATGAGGTCAACCTGGATGGGGTGAAGTGGCAAACTGAGGTTGATTTCAGACATAGAACGGACAGTGTTGCTGATTGGACAAAGGGAGACAAAGTGAACTATTTCTACTTCTAACACTCAAGACACCAAATGTGTGAGTTCTTTCCACACCAATGACCAATTCTCCAACTACCCAGACACCACCTTGGTGTCCTataattcaattctgacacttgATACCTggagatgccagtcacaagtatTCACTGCTCAGGGTACCTGCACTTCTGTCTGACATGGCTACAAATGTGGGGGTTTCCACATTTCCCCCCTCTCAGTTTGGATACTTTAATAGGATGACTTACagaaatcaggaaaatgcaacACTTACTCTTCCCAGTTTATTATGAAAgaacaactcaggaacagccaaataaAAGAGATGAATCCTTCAAGACATGGAGGAAGGAGTGAGGAACTTCCATGCATTCTCTGAACAGACCATCCTCCTAGCACCGCCATGTGTTCACCAGCTGGGAAAGTCTCTGAATCCCATTGTTTAGGGAGTCTTTATGGGGGTTTGATTAAAcagacatgattgattaaatcattcaTCCTTACTGAGCATCAATCTgtagctcctctcccctccctggaggttcCAATCCTCTAATCACCCCTTGGAAGTTCTGGTGAGCAGCTCCCTTCCCAAAACTATATAGAAGTCCCCAGGCACCACTCATCTCATTAACATACAGAAGCCACTATTCTCACTCCTGAGACAGGGGCTTAGGGGCTGTGTCTCAGAAACtggacaaagaccaaatgttTTATTAGAGCCCAAGGATGACATACTAAGGTAGATTCTCTGGCTGGATCACCATGACAACAGAGACAGGGTAAATCCACCAAGAGGAGAAGTGGGGCTATCCAGTTTGGTCAGAAGACTCTGAACACTTCTGATGACCAAGAGAAACCAGTCTCCAAGACCCAGCTCTAAATTACTCTTattctgggaagccttccagcTGCCTTGATCCCAGGGCAGAGCCCTGGATTCCCACTCTCAACTGCTCAGCTGCTCagctcctgccttccctctgaccctgccctgaCCCCAAGGACTTGAGGGCATCTACTCTTGCCCTGTCTCCCCCAAGACTGGGAGCTCCTAGTCCTCAGCAGGGACTGGGGCTctctgggcagagagagaagcaaggagcCTTGGTTGTGTTGGAGTGTTGGAGGAAGGAGTAGAGGCTGTAGGTCCCTAGAGGTGCTCTGATGATCCCCCTGGCCTCTCCAGACTCTGAGGGCAGCCTTTCAGGTTGGTGTCTCAAGGAAGCCCTGGGGAGCAGCCTGCTGGGAAGTTGCAGCACGGATAAAGCACACAGCATTAGTTCCAGGCGCCCCGAGGTCTGGCCCCTCACTTGCCCCTGTGTGCCGCTGACAGCCTCAGGCAGGAGAGCttcttctgccctcccctgctgGCTGCTTCCTGGAAGTTGCAGCCCAGGTTGAGGGGGACCAGGAGGGACAGGGTAGGTGGCAATACTTGGACAGTTATGGGGAGCAAGACTGagatgggtgatggggacagAGTCTGGGAGAAGGGTCATGAGAGAGGATCTTACTAATGCGTAGCTTGTGGGGGTTTTTTCAGGATGCCCATTCTGGGTCTTGGGTACTTTACCCAGCTTAGTGCCCTTTGCAGCTTctaagtcagtggttctcagcccagGATGATTCTGCCCCACAGGGGACATGTGCACATGTCTGGAAACAGTTTTGATTGTCATGACTCAGGAAGGCTGGGGATGCTCCTGGCATCTGGTGGGACGAGGCCAGGGATGCCgttgaacataataaaatggaCAGGATAGCCACCACTGCTGAGAATGATACGGCCCCAAATGCCAAGAGTGTAGAACATCAGAAACCTTGCTCCAGTGTGTATCTTGTCTGGGCTGTTGTGTCCTGACTTGGGTAACAGTGATCTTTGCTATCCTGGAGAGTAGCCTTATGGGGGAGGCAGAGTGGTGCGCTGGATGCACTCCTGTGATGTGTGATGTGGACTCCGCACCTGTGTGTGAGCCATCCTCCGTGAGACCAGAGTAGACAGAATTCTCTCCTGCACCTGTCAGAGGAGACTAGGGAGCCCAGCCCAGAGAACTGCTGCCACTCCACCCAGCAGGAGCAGGGAAGGCAGTGTATAATGGTGAGACAGGGGCTAGGTGAGAGGGTGGAGGTTGGACCAGCCACTCGTGGAACTGGGTTGTCAGGTTACCAGAGGTACCTAGGGTCCCCTTGAGGTCAGAGACCATGAGTTTAGAATGGGGCCAACTGGTCCCATGTGGTACAGATTGAGGACAGAAAACAGCTTAGAGGGCAGAAAAGATGTCAAATTCAGTGATAACTACCCATATTAGGTAAACATGGGGCCCTTTCTGTGAATGCTCATGGGCCTTGTCCAGACGGTTCTCTGCTTACTCCCAGTTTTCATTTGGCGTGAGGAGGCTCAGAGCtggaattttctttctcagaaacgCACAGCAAACGCTGGGACTTGAAGCCTGGCTCTGACGACTGCAACGGGTGTATGCTTCAGACAATGCTCTCTGGAAGCCAGAGTGGagtgggagcagaggaggagccTGGGCCAGTGAGCAGTgcgggggagggagatggagccACAGAGATGGAGAGGAGCAGAATCCAGGGGCAGCCATTTTGTAGGCAGAGGTGATGCTGAGTGACGGGGCAGGAGGCACGGAAGGGGGCTGACACCGGTGTCTGGATTTCTGGGTGGAACGGCTGCGGGGCCACAAGACTATTTCCAGATCATCAGCACAGCCTTCCTCACTCCAGGAAGGTCCTTCGCTGTCCTGCCATTTCTGGCCTGCCATCCTATTGTGGGGGAATCCTTGGGAACAAGGCCCCAGGGAGACCGCAGGGTGTAATTATGGCTGGGCCCTGTCCCAGAGCCCAGGATTTCCAGAGCTCTGGGCAGCGAATGAGGCTCAAATcattcatgaaaatatatttttgttttattttatggcaGACGACAGGTGCAGAGGTTTGAGTCAATGATATTTCTGGTTCTCTGCTTTTGATAATCATTGGTTTTCACAACGTTCTTCTCTTATTTTGTTCATGTTCTCTTTCTGCCACCCTGTTTCCCTCCAGTTTCAACAACGATTCTAACACACTGAAGGTATGCTCTTCGATTTGTGTATGGTCTTGtagataggtattatttctctGTGCATATCTATGTTGtaaattatctttccttttgtaatttcatagaaaattgttcacttttagattttatagaaatgttttaagtttacagaaaaagGCATACATTCTCTCTCCTGCACACCTCTTGTGTGTGTGGTGCATTTGTTCCAATTGGTGAACCAAtatgatacattattatttttaacacagCCCACACGTTATGTTAGGGGTCACTGTCTGTGttgcacattctgtgggtttgacaGATGTATAGTGACATGCATATACTGTTACAGCATCATCCAGAATAGTTTCAGGTGCTCTGTATTTCACACGCCCAAATGGAATTATGCTAGAGCATTCATCAGGTTTTTGCTTCATTcacttaataatattttaaggGTCGTTTAGGCTGCTGCGTGTGCATCTAACTGTTTCCTGGGGCTCCAGTGTTTGCATACAGCCCATGTAACCTGCCCTCTTCCCACTTATGGACAAGCAACATTTCCCATTCCTCACCACCAGCAATGTTACAAAACATCCCCTGACATGCTGCCCTATAAATACCTGTGAGCAATGGAGATAGATGCTCAGGAGTACATGTGCTGGTGCACAGAGCACAGGAACTCTTAATTTTCACCCTGTGGTTCTCACAGGCAGTGCACGAATATTGCTTTCTCCCCATACCCGATCAGCACTGGGCACTTTTTAATTTGGGGCATCAAATGGGTAGACACTGAATTTCCActgcatttccctttctttctttctgtccctcccttcctcttttttttttttctttttagcatgttTTCATTTGCCTGTGCTACACCCTCTGTGAGTTCTCTGCTCACACCTTTGCTCATTTCTGTATTGAGCTTTCTACTTCTTGTAGATGGAACTGGTTTCTTGTTTATTCTACATCCTATTCCCTGGTCAGTTGTGGACAATGAAAATGATCTTTCCCCACCTTTCCATCTCCCCTTAACTGGATCCAGGacatcatttgttgaacaaatactCTTCCTGttgatgtttttattctttcaaaattacCTAATGTTTGTGCTTGTGAAGTTTGTTTAAGAAGTCCTTCTCCACTCCTAGATCAACAAAATTCTTCTCCTACACCTTCTCCTATTAACTTCCCAGTGTCCTATTTCATATTTATGTCTTGAATCCTGGAATCTGCCTTTGGGTGTGGTCTTAGGCAGATATTCAGATTGAGTTTCCTTCATAAAAGGACCAGTTTTCCCACCATAAACTCCTGAACAATCCACTGTTTCCCTTCGATTTGTGCTTCCACTTTTATCACATGTTGAGCTGTGAATCCTGGGGGGATATTTTCTGAAGTATTCAATCAATTTGACCAGTGTCTGTGTCTGTTCCAGATTCACACTTAAAAAAGACTATGATGTGTAATATGTCTATGATGAGTCTCCATCCCTGCCAGAGCATTTCTTTCTTATTGACTCCATTTTTAGAAGATTAGTATAGTTTTGCACTGACCTCATTTTTCAGAAGGAACTTGAGGAAACTTATGAGATGTACAGCTGATTCACTGGAATTGTAAATGCAGTTGCCCTGATGctataatttgaagaaaaaaatgtcatcatTACCATATTTGCTGACCTCAACTGAGAGTGTAGACTGTTCTCCATGTATTCAAATCCCCTTCTACATTTTTGTTAATGGTAAAAATGTCTAAATTTGGAGGTATTGCATGTGTTTGAGTCCTGGATGTTTTATAACAGAGACGTCCAAAGTGTGATATGAGGACCCTGGAGTCCCAGAGACCCTTTCTGAGGGACCATCAGGTCCTCACTTTTCCAATGAAGGTgaagatgtattttcttttttttaatttaatttaattttattatgttgtgttagtcaccatacaatacatcattaatttttgatgtagtgttccatgattcattgttttcatataacacccagtgctccatgcaatacatgccctccttaatacccatcacctggctaacccatcctcccaccccccccaaaaccctgtttgtttctcagagtccatagtctctcatggttcatctctccctccaatccccctccttcatttttcccttccctctcctaaagtcctccatggtattccttatgttccacatataagtgaaaccatatgataattgactttctctgcttgacttatttcacttagcataatctcctccagtcccatccatgttgatgtaaaagttggatattcatcctttctgatggctgagtaatatgccattgtctctatggaccacatcttctttatccattcaactgttgaagggcatcttggctccttccatagtttggctattgtggacattgctgctatgaacattggggtgcatatggcccttcttttcactacatctgtgtctttggggtaaatacccaggagtgcaattgctgggtcatagggtagctctatttttaactttttgaggaacatccacactgttttccaaagtggctgtaccaacttgcattcccaccaacagtgtaagagggttcccctttctccacaacctctccaacatttgttgtttcttgccttgtcaatttttgcccttctaacttgtgtaaggtggtatctcaatgtagttttgatttgaatttccctgatggctaatgatgatgaacattttttcatgtgtctgttagccatttgtatgtcttctttggagaaatatctgttcatgtcttctgcccatttcttgacttggttatttgttttttgggtgttgaggaTGTATTTTTGTCATATCCTACAACTAAAACCACATATTACCACAGGCTGAATGAAGAAGTAGATACAAGCATCATCTTGTCTCCCACCCAGCCAGCATGGGACAAATTTgctaaaatgtaaacaaaagaaaaaaaaagccactcaTCAATTTTGTAAAATCTCATTAATTTTGTAAAAGTAGTTACTTTCCTAAAAATATAtcctggacattgctgctatgaacattggggtgcatgtgccccttcttttcactacatttgtattttggggtaaatacccagtaatgcaattttgggttatagggtagctctatttttaactttttgaggaacctccatactgttttccaaagtggctgcaccaacttccATTCtaaccaacagtgtaagagggttctcctttctccacatcctcaccaacatttgttgcttcctgccttgttaatttttgcattctaactggtgtaaggtggtatctcaatgaggttttgatttgaatttccctgatggctaatgatgatgaacatttattcatgtgtctcttagccattcatatatctgtggaaggagcctagatgcccttcaatagacgaatggataaagaagatgtggttcatatagacaatggaatattactcatcagaaaggatgaatacccaacttttgcatcgacatggatggaaatggaggggattgtgctaagtgaaataagtcaagcagagaaagacaattatcatatagtttcactcatatgtggaacataaggaatagcatggaggacattaggagaaggaagggaaaaatgaaggggggaaatcagagggggagatgaaccatgagagactatggactctgagaaacaaactgagggtttcagaggggagggggctggggggatgggttagcctggtgatgggtattaaagagggcatgtattacatggagtactgggtgttatatgcaaacaatgaatcatggaacaatacatcaaaactaatgatgtactgtatggtgactaacataataaaataaaaaaataaaataaaaatgttacttacATTGACATTGAATAGGTTGACTCTTCTTTTGAATATATCTATACCTGAATATTGTCAGAAAATCTCAGTGTTACTTTATAAGATGGTGAATATGGGGAGTGATAATGCACCAAACAGAAGCCAATTAGAGGCTCAAGTTTTCTTGAGTATGAAGAAATCGCCAGACCAAAACACTAGAGAGCTGTTTGTTTACACTTTGTGTCATTCTTGGAAtggtatcttattttttatttcaaattcatattttgaatgaTTACTACTGGTGTAATTCTATGAGAAATACTGGTTTTTGGAAGTGGATCTTCTGcatctctgtgctctctctcgctgtggtATGTTCTGactttattctttgctttttctggGTGCACAAGCCGGTCTCTTCCTGTCAAATCCTCAcataccttctttctttttctttcctcagagCACCGCTCAGAGCTTTCAGTTCCATGCTAAAGAACAGCAGAAACAGTGAGTATCCTTGTCATTTTCCAAATCCTAACACACTGCATCTGAAGTTCCTCCATTTTGTAGGTTTTTTAGGGTATATTGTTACATAGATTCATGATCTTTATTCTGGTCACCTTCATTCCCTGTGATCTGAGCAGATGCAGCATTGGAGGCTGGTCAGAACTGTAGCATGGTGTCTGAATTCATCCTCGTGGGCTTCTCCAACTTCCCACAGCAtctcctgcctgccttcttcctgCTGTACCTGCTGATGTACCTGTTCACCCTGCTGGGGAACCTGCTCATCATGGGCACTGTGTGGAGTGAGCGCAGCCTGCACACGCCCATGTACCTCTTCCTGTGTGCCCTGTCCACTTCCGAGATTCTGTTCACTGTTGCTGTCACCCCTCGAATGCTGGTTGACATGCTCTCCAGCCACCGCTCCATCACCTTTGTGGCCTGTGCCAACCAGATGTTCTTCTCCTTCACATTTGGCTTCACCCACTCCTTCCTGCTCATGATCATGGGCTATGACCGCTACGTGGCCATCTGCCACCCCCTGCGCTACAACGTGCTCATGAGCACCCGCACCTGTGCCCGTCTGGTGTCCTGGACCTgggctggtggctcagtcatgggGATGATGGTGACCCTGATAGTTTTTCACCTCACCTTCTGTGGATCTAATGTGATTCACCATTTTCTCTgccatgtgttttctctcttgaaGTTGGCCTGTGGGAATGAGACATCCTCTGTCACCTTGGGTGTGATCCTGGTGTGTGTCACAGCTCTGATGGGCTGTTTATTCCTCATTGTGCTCTCCTATGTCTTCATCGTGGCCGCCATATTGAGGATCCcctcagctgaaggcaggcacAAGACCTTCTCCACATGTGTGTCCCACCTCACTGTGGTCATTGTGCACTACAGTTTTGCCTCCATTATCTACCTCAAGCCCAAGGGCCCCCATTCTATGGACAGTAACACTCTGATGGCCACCACCTATACAGTCTTCACCCCCTTTCTCAGCCCGGTCATTTTCAGCCTCAGGAATAAGGAGCTCAAGAATGCCATgaagaaaagcttccagagaaAATTCAGTCCCCTAAGCTCTTGATTTTCAGTTTGGTGGTTAGAAAATGGGGTAGCTGAGCTGGGGATAATAATGACTCTTTCCATAGGACTTTTATAGGGTTTCAGTATATGAAAATAGTGAATAGGTATTGTGGGATGCATCCATAGTTGTTGGATGCATGttacaaatttgtttttcttcaatttgTTTGCCCCCTTCTTGCATAGGAAGTAGCAATCATCATCTCTTGTTCTTGACCCCGTGTGATGAAGTCCATCCCATTTACCTCTGTCTAAGAATGTGTTTTCTATCTATGGGCCAGGGGGGCATCACATGGTTGTGTTTGGGCACTGATGCTAATGGTTCTTCTTGAATGGAGAAGCAAGGGAAGACTTCACTCCCTCCAACATAAATATGAACAGAAATAAGCATAATAATGAATGCCACCAGCATTGGGGCTTTCCTTTCGGGCATTGTGTCCAGTGTTTATAATTACCCTTTAAtatgaaaatgtacaaaaatgtaaataaactatTTGCCTCCAGGAAGGTAGGTGACTCTGTctatttccttctgtctttgtAGGTGATCGATCCCAAGGGAATTTTTCTATACTGATCTGAGTTTGAGTGAAGGATGTCAGAATATGAAGTcaagagaatgagggagaaaggGACTAGGGAGGGGGTGAGAGTGGAGGATGAGAGGGCTCAGTATTTGAATAAGAACACACAGAATGATAAAAGTGTGTTGCTATCTGACATCTTATGGAaatccttttcccttcttccccataTTTCTTTCAGTGAAACATCAATTTCTCACTTTTGTGTTTTACTTGAATCTATCTGGGGGATGTGTTGGAGGACACAGTAATATCTCAGGATGGCACAAAGAGAGATCAGGATATGTGTACCCTctttaacagatgagaaatgtTTGTGGACATCACTCATGAATGAAGGAGTCACATGCAACTTTAGATCTGTCTGAGTCCCATGCTGCGGTTTGGGAATACCATACATCTGGACATCCAAGAAGAGGGACTTTGTTGGTGTAAGTTCATACTCAAAGCTGTGGCCAGATATTTGGGCTGCAGGCAGAAGATGTTTTTTAATAGTAAATGTAAAAATGGCTATCACATATGAGTACCTGCTGTTTGCTAAATGTTGTAGGACGGTTTTCCTGTGCATTCACTCTTCTAagtctcaaaataaattattctttctgCTCATTTATATATGACCCACATCTATTACTATTCACATTTTTGAGAGGCAGAAAATGCAAACGTGAGAGATGATTTGTCCCCAGCCACACTGCCCTGAAGTGGTGAAGCAAGAATCCATTACAATTGGCATGTGAGTGCAGTTGGTGATCCCGAATGCATCCCTCTCAGGTGCCTGCAGAGAGAAATGTGGTCCTGACTGGGAGAGGAAGGCTGTCATTGGAAGGAATaactcaagcagagaaagtcaattatcatatggtttcacttatttgtggaacataaggaatagcatggaggatattaggagaaggaagggaaaaatgaggggggcgagaattggagggagagatgaaccatgagagactatggactctgagaaacaaacagggttttagaggggaagggggaggtgggatgggttagcccggtgatgggtattaaggagggcacgtactgcatggagcactgggtgttatatgaaaacaatggattgtggaacactacatcaaaaattaacgatgtattgtatggtgactaacataacataataaaataaataaataaaataaataaataaataaaagaaggaatagaCACCTTTCAGGAACGAGGGCAGGTGCAGCCCCAGGCACACACCCCATTCACACAGCCAGAGAGAAATACTGACTCCAGAGAAGTTATGGAGATGCTTTGTCACACCAACACTGACAACAAGATCCTCAGgttccatttcattattttacaatTATTGGCGTAAATGACTAATACCAACCCATCACACCTAAGATGTCCTTTTCCAGAGCCTGTGACTATGTTCCCTTACCCAGCAAAAGGGACTGCATGCAGATGATATGTGGGCCTGCTATAATTGCAAGTCTCCTTCTAAAAGTGGGCAGGAGGGGTCAGACACAGAGAGAAGTAGGGGATGTGACAC is a window of Zalophus californianus isolate mZalCal1 chromosome 1, mZalCal1.pri.v2, whole genome shotgun sequence DNA encoding:
- the LOC113918038 gene encoding olfactory receptor 10H3-like, which translates into the protein MLKNSRNNAALEAGQNCSMVSEFILVGFSNFPQHLLPAFFLLYLLMYLFTLLGNLLIMGTVWSERSLHTPMYLFLCALSTSEILFTVAVTPRMLVDMLSSHRSITFVACANQMFFSFTFGFTHSFLLMIMGYDRYVAICHPLRYNVLMSTRTCARLVSWTWAGGSVMGMMVTLIVFHLTFCGSNVIHHFLCHVFSLLKLACGNETSSVTLGVILVCVTALMGCLFLIVLSYVFIVAAILRIPSAEGRHKTFSTCVSHLTVVIVHYSFASIIYLKPKGPHSMDSNTLMATTYTVFTPFLSPVIFSLRNKELKNAMKKSFQRKFSPLSS